A genome region from Paradevosia shaoguanensis includes the following:
- a CDS encoding NADPH-dependent F420 reductase: MIETGAPAAQTIGILGAGRVGTALARLALAAGYEVRMATSRAPSEIELLLKIITPGAVAATAEEVALGSDIVVLALPLFRYRTLRPDLLAGKVVVDVMNYWSPTDGRLEEFEGEEASSEVIQRFLPDARLVRSFNHMGYHEIEGEARAAGALDRRALAIAADDSIARQAVADFIDRLGYDPVDAGPLRSARNFGAGTPIFGASLARDELIGLLGAASEPAGS; the protein is encoded by the coding sequence ATGATCGAAACCGGGGCGCCCGCAGCGCAAACCATCGGCATTCTCGGCGCCGGCCGCGTCGGCACGGCGCTCGCGCGTCTCGCGCTCGCTGCTGGCTACGAAGTGCGCATGGCCACGTCGCGCGCGCCATCCGAAATCGAATTGCTGCTCAAGATCATAACCCCCGGCGCCGTCGCGGCTACGGCCGAGGAAGTAGCGCTGGGCAGCGACATTGTCGTGCTCGCGCTGCCGCTCTTCCGCTATCGCACGCTGCGTCCCGACCTGCTGGCCGGCAAGGTGGTGGTCGACGTCATGAACTATTGGTCGCCCACCGATGGCCGGCTGGAGGAATTCGAGGGCGAAGAGGCGAGCAGCGAGGTAATCCAGCGTTTCCTGCCCGATGCCCGGCTGGTCCGCAGCTTCAACCACATGGGCTATCACGAGATCGAAGGCGAGGCGCGTGCAGCCGGTGCCCTGGACCGTCGTGCCCTGGCCATCGCGGCGGACGATTCCATAGCGCGCCAGGCGGTTGCCGATTTCATCGATCGGCTGGGCTATGACCCGGTCGATGCCGGCCCGCTCCGCTCCGCGCGGAACTTTGGGGCCGGCACGCCGATCTTCGGCGCCAGTCTTGCACGCGATGAACTCATCGGCCTGCTGGGCGCAGCCTCCGAGCCCGCCGGCTCGTAG
- a CDS encoding ABC transporter substrate-binding protein, which translates to MQVSLVKALALAVSAATMMSAAPAMAQTKTLTISWWGFNGEKLEQYLLAPFREQCGCQIQFETGNNGERLNKLQIRGGAGVDVAYFSDSFSQQGIEAGLFQKFDASKVPNLANVYDLARDPQSGYGPAYTLGRVGVVYDTAKVKTPITSWNDLWREDLAKSLSLPGITTTAGPMMVMKAGEHQGVDAFTDSDGAFAGIEALKPNVVKNYNTGSEMINLFSTGEITAAVAQDFTLAQIKAAVPTVEWADLKEGAIATVNTVNIPAGAAEPELAYQFINFLLSPEIQQKLAEEGVDAPVNKDVKLTPEQAALWTYGDDVIKSLQTVDYAKMNAAKPGWIDRWNEIFGQ; encoded by the coding sequence ATGCAAGTCTCTCTCGTCAAAGCACTGGCGCTGGCCGTTTCCGCGGCCACGATGATGTCTGCTGCGCCGGCCATGGCGCAGACCAAGACCCTGACCATTTCCTGGTGGGGCTTCAATGGCGAAAAGCTCGAGCAGTACCTGCTCGCTCCCTTCCGCGAGCAGTGCGGCTGCCAGATCCAGTTCGAGACTGGCAACAATGGCGAGCGCCTGAACAAGCTCCAGATCCGTGGTGGCGCGGGCGTGGACGTGGCCTATTTCTCGGACAGCTTCTCCCAGCAGGGTATCGAAGCCGGCCTCTTCCAGAAGTTCGATGCCTCCAAGGTTCCGAACCTGGCCAATGTCTATGACCTCGCGCGGGACCCGCAGAGCGGCTACGGCCCGGCCTATACGCTTGGTCGTGTCGGCGTCGTCTACGACACCGCCAAGGTCAAGACCCCGATCACCTCGTGGAACGACCTGTGGCGCGAAGACCTCGCCAAGTCGCTCTCGCTGCCGGGCATCACCACCACGGCTGGCCCGATGATGGTCATGAAGGCCGGCGAGCACCAGGGCGTGGACGCCTTCACCGACAGCGACGGCGCCTTTGCCGGCATCGAGGCGCTGAAGCCCAACGTGGTCAAGAACTACAACACGGGCTCGGAGATGATTAACCTCTTCTCGACGGGCGAAATCACCGCCGCCGTGGCGCAGGACTTCACCCTCGCCCAGATCAAGGCCGCCGTGCCGACCGTCGAGTGGGCGGACCTCAAGGAAGGCGCGATCGCGACCGTCAACACGGTCAACATCCCCGCGGGCGCTGCCGAGCCGGAACTCGCCTACCAGTTCATCAACTTCCTGCTCTCGCCGGAAATCCAGCAGAAGCTCGCCGAGGAAGGCGTGGACGCCCCGGTCAACAAGGACGTCAAGCTTACGCCCGAGCAGGCTGCCCTCTGGACCTATGGCGATGACGTGATCAAGAGCCTCCAGACGGTTGACTATGCCAAGATGAATGCGGCAAAGCCGGGCTGGATCGATCGCTGGAACGAAATCTTCGGCCAGTAA
- a CDS encoding ABC transporter permease, with amino-acid sequence MKRFAGWILASPATLLVVLFLVLPVAATIVTTFTTPNGPFATYQAFFNSGLRRTVLFRTIWISLAVTLISLAIGFVAAFVISRAPGWAKSILIIAAVFPLLTGVVVRSFAWLIILGKNGILNGFLQSIGMISEPLSMLYTPGAVIVAMVYLFTPLMILTLVGVLESIPDDLIQASSSLGAKPGATFGQVILPLSVPGLIVGAVLVFTGSFTSYATPQLLGGESVMMMGTLMYQQAMVVFDWVSASTIAAVMVVITIAIVLLMTRVARRLNPMAV; translated from the coding sequence ATGAAACGCTTTGCCGGCTGGATCCTGGCATCACCCGCGACATTGCTCGTCGTGCTGTTCCTGGTGCTGCCCGTGGCGGCGACCATCGTGACCACCTTCACCACGCCCAACGGGCCCTTCGCCACCTACCAGGCGTTCTTCAACAGCGGCCTGCGCCGCACCGTGCTGTTCCGCACGATCTGGATTTCGCTGGCGGTGACGCTGATCTCGCTGGCCATCGGCTTCGTCGCCGCCTTCGTCATCAGCCGCGCACCGGGTTGGGCCAAGTCCATCCTCATCATTGCCGCAGTCTTCCCGCTGCTCACCGGCGTCGTCGTGCGTTCGTTCGCCTGGCTCATAATCCTGGGCAAGAACGGTATCCTCAACGGCTTCCTGCAGTCGATCGGCATGATCAGCGAACCGCTTTCGATGCTCTACACGCCCGGGGCCGTCATCGTTGCCATGGTCTATCTCTTCACCCCACTCATGATCCTGACGCTGGTGGGCGTGCTCGAATCCATTCCCGATGACCTCATCCAGGCCTCGTCCTCACTCGGCGCCAAGCCGGGCGCGACCTTCGGTCAGGTCATCCTGCCGCTCTCAGTCCCCGGCCTGATCGTGGGCGCCGTGCTCGTCTTCACCGGCAGCTTCACGTCATACGCCACGCCCCAACTCCTCGGCGGCGAGAGCGTCATGATGATGGGCACGCTCATGTATCAGCAGGCCATGGTCGTCTTCGACTGGGTCAGCGCCTCCACCATCGCCGCCGTCATGGTGGTCA